Below is a window of Tolypothrix bouteillei VB521301 DNA.
GCATAGTCCTATCTGCGTACTAATCATCGGTTGGGTGATTACCGTTGAAAACCTGTTAATTGTGCAGTATTCTCGTAATCATACAAAAATCGGGAAACTTGACGAATAAATTCTGTTGCTCTGGAGTCATGATTGGGTCTTTTGACCAAAATTCCTGCCAAGTATATTTTTCCGTTTGGTGTTTGAATAATTCCCGCGTCTCCAAGCACAAATCTCAGCGTTCCAGTTTTATGGGCAATGATAGCACCCGAACCCAAACCAGAAGGTAGCATACTTTGGTTGTGGCATTGACGCATTATTTGCAAAACTTGAGAACGACTGGTGTTATTAATTAATTTGTCGTTGGTAACTAGCGCAGATAATCTCACTAAGTCTTTTGCACTGGTAGTATTAGTTCCGTTAACGTCTGCTAGAAGATTGCGAATTGTGGTATTTTTCAATCCCCAACTCTGAAAACGCTGATTTAATACCGCCTTACCACCCAAACGGTCAATAATCATATTTGTGGCGGTATTATCACTGATAGTCATCATCTTAGTTGCAGTTTGCAAGACGCTAAATCGACTGCCAACAGATTGACTTTGCATATCTCCCGAACCACCAGCAACTAAGTCCCGTCGCATCACCAAAGATTCATCAAAACGCACTCTACCGGCTTCTATTTCCTGAAATAATGCTATCAAAATGGGGAATTTAATGGTGCTAGCTGCTGGAAATGCTTTATCTCCATTAATATTTAAATAATCACCAGACTGCAAATCCAAAAAAAACATTCCTGGGAGGAGAAAACTGTAACGAGCCATTAAAGCTTGAATTTGAGAATTAAGCGGTGACATTTCTTTGCCTGTAGGAACAATTTCGGCAAATGAATCACGATCGCCTGAATTTACAGAATCAGTTTCAGGTTTTGGCGCAATAAATTCAATTTCCGGTAAACGATCTAATTCTTTTGAAGAATTGTTATCCGCAATGCTATTGGAGTATTTACTCTGCGCGATCGCTCTTGATTGGTTACTATACGCTGATTGTGATGGAGTTGCTTTTGCTGGAGAAGATAACAATACAATAGATGTGAGGCTTAATACGAACCAGTGCAGTTTCATTAGTGTGCTAGGAGGTGTGAACCGTAAATCTCGATAGAAATGTTTTGCATCTTATTCACCAACCACTCCGGTTGTCAAGATCGAGCAAAAAACTTCTTGAAACCTTTACAGTTAACTCATTTTCGATGGCATTGTCTCTCCTCGTAGAGGAAACTCTCTCAGACTACCAAAAATCCTGACTTAAACGCCGATTTTCTCCCATACCCCCATTTCGGTATAAATACTGTGTTGACCAATGTTCGCAAGCTTCTGTAAGCACTTGTAGCTCCTCTGAACTCAGGAGTTCGTTGGGTTTGTCAGATGCCAGAATCTTAGCTGCTAAGGCGGCTAAGTTGTGTTCTACACCATACTTGAGCAGCTCGTTATGATAAAGATTCTCGTTTTCTTGGGCTAGCTTGAAAAAGTAAGGAGTCATTAATTTTCCAAGATCGCTAATTGTTAATACTCTTATTTGTAAACTTGAACTGCGATCGCAGTTACCAACAAAAAAAGTAAATTTTTCATTCTTAAGGCAGTTGTAATAATAAAACTAAACAAGGTGAAGTGTCAAGAAATAATTTGCATTTGGTCTAAAAAGGCAAATGCCTGACATAATGGTTTTGTTATTTACCCATGCAGAAAAGCGACTCCTAACTCCTCGCTCTTAACTTTACCTATGCGTAGTTACACCTTAATAGCTCCTGCCAAAATCAACTTATATCTAGAAATTATTGGCGATCGCTCCGACGGGTATCACGAGTTAGTTATGATACTCCAAAGTATTGGCTTAGCAGATGAAATTCATTTACAAGCAGGGAGTATTGACACCATCCGCCTTCACTGCAACCAACCAGATTTACCAACAGACAGAGGTAATTTAGCATACCGTGCTGCCGAACTCATGACGGTAAAATTTCCAGATGCTTATGCAAAATATGGCGGTGTGGACATTAATATTAACAAGCGCATCCCTATAGCCGCAGGGTTAGCAGGAGGATCGGCGAATGCAGCAGCTGTATTGGTAGGAATAGATTTGCTGTGGAATTTAGGTCTAACTAGCACAGAATTAGAGCAGCTTGGCTCTCTACTGGGTTCAGATGTACCATTTTGCGTGGGAGGTGGAACTGCGATCGCGACAGGTAGAGGTGAGCAGCTTTCGCCGCTTAATGCTTTAGACAATATATATATAGTATTGGGCAAATACCGCAGTTTAGAAGTTTCTACCGCTTGGGCATACAAAACCTACAGACAGCAATTTGGGGATACATATCTGAGAGATACAGAAAGCTTGGTAGCTCGCGCTGCAGCAGTTCATTCTGGATCGATAGTCAAAGCTATAGTAAATAGAGACCCAAAAGAAATTGCCCAAAAGCTGCACAACGATCTAGAGCGTGTGGTGTTACCAGAATACCCGCAAGTCTTGCAACTGCGAGAAACATTTGCAGCAGCAGGTGTTTTAGGAACGATGATGTCTGGTTCGGGACCGAGCGTATTTGGGATTTGTGAATCTCAAGAGCAAGCAGAACAAGTTAAAACTCGTGTTCGAGAAACTATTCCTGACAAGGATTTAGAATTATTCGTTACTCAAACCATTACACATGGAGTACAATTCACGGTTAATCGTTAAGTGCGGCTACACTGATAAGTAATAACTTACCACTAAATTATGGCAGACCAAAAGATCGCGCAACCAACAGACTCTCAAGCGCAAGTACCTACAAATCCTTTACGCTGCATAATAGGAGCTGTGATTTCCGGGGCATTAACTTATGGATTGTACTCTCTCATGATTGGCATAGTGACAACCTATGCCAATAAACCCATTGCATCAAATAGCCAATTAGCAGCAAATATTGCTTCTGCTGTCAGGACTTTGGTTATAGGTGTTACAGCTTTAGGTACTGGAGTCTTTGGCATAGTCACAATAGGTTTGTTGGCATTAGCAGTGCAACTGGTTGTTCAAAAGCAAACAGGAAAACAAAATTAAACTGGTAAGCTTTTGAAACCGAAATCAAAGCAGAAGGAATTGAAGCTATTAACGATAAACAGGGATTTGTTTTGCGTTCTACCAAAAAGGTGTAAATTTTTCATATTTTATCTTTAAAGAAGCTTAACGTAAACTTGTAATGGGAAGTCGCGAATTGTTAGCTTTGATTTCGTCCGGTATCCAAGCTTGGAACCAATGGAGGGACAAAAATCCTGAAGTTAAACCAGATTTAAGTCATATAGAAATTTCGACTATCTTAGATGGTATAAACTTCAGTTATGCAAATCTTCAAGGAGTCAAAATTTACGAAGCCGAACTGCGAAATGCGAACTTTCACAGCGCGGACTTAAGTGGTGTTGATTTTAGCATTGCAGACTTAAGTGGAGCCAACCTGAGCTACGCTGACCTCAGTGATGGGCTATTTTTAGCATCAGTAGAGTTTCACGGAGCTAATTTAAGTGGAGCAAACCTCGCAAGAGCAGACCTGGGGGTATGCGTCCTCTATCACGGTCTTTTGTTTCGAGCAAGTTTAAGTGGAGTTAACCTCAGCCATGCGAATCTCCATCACGCAAGTTTGCGATTTGCGGATCTTAACGATGCCAACCTTCATGGAGCAAATCTTTCTGGGGCAGATCTTTGTGCAGCTGATTTGAAGGGAGCCAATCTTTTTGGAGCTGACCTCAGCTATGCTGACTTAAGAGGAGCCAATTTTAGCAATGCCAATCTCACATACGCAAACCTCAGCCATGCAAAGTTGCTTGGTTCACCTGATTTTGAGAAATTAGGAATTTATGACCTCAGTTATCTGAATGATAGAAAAGCTAATTTTAGTAACGCCAACTTGAATGGAACATGTTTACACCCAACGGGTCTCGAATTCATCTTGCCCATCGCCGTAAATTAAGTTTCCATACTCCTGCCATTGGATAACTTCTTGAGAAGAGAGTGGAGGTGCGTGCAAAACGTGTAGCAGTAACAAACACCTCTTCCTTGTCCCCCTTGTCCGGCTCTCAAATAAGATTGCTATATATCCGAGCACATAATTATCAGAATTTTTGTTGGGGGAGATTAGCCACCAACATTTAATGCTCTGCTCTTACCGGGATTCATCAACCCGTGAGGATCGACCATTTCCTTAAACTTTAATTGTTCTGGATCGATCGCTTTTCTCCCACCATCCTCAATAATATAAGTATGGGGATTAGCAATAAACACCCCTTGTTCTTCGTGATAGCGGATAATTTCGTTGAGACGTTCCTCTGTTGTAAAACGTACAAGTTGCAAAGCACCAGGAACGACACGACCGTGTTGGCGAATAAATTCCAAATGCATAGTGACTTCATCGCCAAAATGATGATACATATGCTCGACCACTTGCAGATTATCGGCAGGGAAAACACTTTGCAAATAAGTTATAGAAGTATCCACAGTCCGAGCGTGTAATGTGGTGTGATTCCAGGTAAACTCCCCTAAATTAACCCCCTTACCTGCCTCTGATGCTAATTTTTGATACGTTATTTTACCGTTAAACTGCCGTACCAATCCCGGCAGTAATTCAAAACTAGATTGGGAAACAATTAACAAAGCAACGTGCTGACCATCAGGAATATGCTCTTTAATAGCTGTGAAATAAGGAGGGATTTGAGATGCAAAAACAGCAATTTCTTTCTTAATCATCCCTTCAGCCTCAGCTAGGGATTGACCGAATCTTGCAGCTTGCATGAATTCATCGAAAGTCACAATGACTTCCACCCAGGGGTACGCTGGAGCCAAAGGAATTTCCAACTCAGTAATAATACCATTAATGCCCCATGCATGATTTACCTTTTGTACGTCATCACCGCGCAATTCCATTGCTCGTGGTTCGTCTTCTAAAGTGACAACTCTTAAAGCTTGAAGATTACCCCTGTCTCCCAAAAAACCGTACTGTATCGAACCAATTCCCCCACTACCCCCAGCAATAAATCCACCTATTGTCGCCGTGCGGTATGTAGAAGGTGCCATTCGCATCTCCCAACCGATTTCTCGTGCTTGTTTGTCCAATGCTGCTAACTTTACCCCAGCTTGCACGCGTGCTATTCCCGGTTTTATCCAAAGTACTTCGTGCATTCGGGTCATAT
It encodes the following:
- a CDS encoding pentapeptide repeat-containing protein; translation: MGSRELLALISSGIQAWNQWRDKNPEVKPDLSHIEISTILDGINFSYANLQGVKIYEAELRNANFHSADLSGVDFSIADLSGANLSYADLSDGLFLASVEFHGANLSGANLARADLGVCVLYHGLLFRASLSGVNLSHANLHHASLRFADLNDANLHGANLSGADLCAADLKGANLFGADLSYADLRGANFSNANLTYANLSHAKLLGSPDFEKLGIYDLSYLNDRKANFSNANLNGTCLHPTGLEFILPIAVN
- the ispE gene encoding 4-(cytidine 5'-diphospho)-2-C-methyl-D-erythritol kinase is translated as MRSYTLIAPAKINLYLEIIGDRSDGYHELVMILQSIGLADEIHLQAGSIDTIRLHCNQPDLPTDRGNLAYRAAELMTVKFPDAYAKYGGVDININKRIPIAAGLAGGSANAAAVLVGIDLLWNLGLTSTELEQLGSLLGSDVPFCVGGGTAIATGRGEQLSPLNALDNIYIVLGKYRSLEVSTAWAYKTYRQQFGDTYLRDTESLVARAAAVHSGSIVKAIVNRDPKEIAQKLHNDLERVVLPEYPQVLQLRETFAAAGVLGTMMSGSGPSVFGICESQEQAEQVKTRVRETIPDKDLELFVTQTITHGVQFTVNR
- a CDS encoding DUF3082 domain-containing protein, whose amino-acid sequence is MADQKIAQPTDSQAQVPTNPLRCIIGAVISGALTYGLYSLMIGIVTTYANKPIASNSQLAANIASAVRTLVIGVTALGTGVFGIVTIGLLALAVQLVVQKQTGKQN
- a CDS encoding FAD-binding oxidoreductase, translating into MTTPTKSFDINALITSLEGIELITDSHQVAKLSQDYHTFSPVLVPKLEGKVGDLVVRPVNEEEVLKVAAACVKHRVPVTVRGAGTGNYGQCVPLQGGVILDMTRMHEVLWIKPGIARVQAGVKLAALDKQAREIGWEMRMAPSTYRTATIGGFIAGGSGGIGSIQYGFLGDRGNLQALRVVTLEDEPRAMELRGDDVQKVNHAWGINGIITELEIPLAPAYPWVEVIVTFDEFMQAARFGQSLAEAEGMIKKEIAVFASQIPPYFTAIKEHIPDGQHVALLIVSQSSFELLPGLVRQFNGKITYQKLASEAGKGVNLGEFTWNHTTLHARTVDTSITYLQSVFPADNLQVVEHMYHHFGDEVTMHLEFIRQHGRVVPGALQLVRFTTEERLNEIIRYHEEQGVFIANPHTYIIEDGGRKAIDPEQLKFKEMVDPHGLMNPGKSRALNVGG
- a CDS encoding serine hydrolase, with the translated sequence MKLHWFVLSLTSIVLLSSPAKATPSQSAYSNQSRAIAQSKYSNSIADNNSSKELDRLPEIEFIAPKPETDSVNSGDRDSFAEIVPTGKEMSPLNSQIQALMARYSFLLPGMFFLDLQSGDYLNINGDKAFPAASTIKFPILIALFQEIEAGRVRFDESLVMRRDLVAGGSGDMQSQSVGSRFSVLQTATKMMTISDNTATNMIIDRLGGKAVLNQRFQSWGLKNTTIRNLLADVNGTNTTSAKDLVRLSALVTNDKLINNTSRSQVLQIMRQCHNQSMLPSGLGSGAIIAHKTGTLRFVLGDAGIIQTPNGKIYLAGILVKRPNHDSRATEFIRQVSRFLYDYENTAQLTGFQR